One Cryptococcus neoformans var. neoformans B-3501A chromosome 10, whole genome shotgun sequence DNA window includes the following coding sequences:
- a CDS encoding hypothetical protein (Match to EST gb|CF192492.1|CF192492; HMMPfam hit to Tom22, Mitochondrial import receptor subunit Tom22, score: 103.1, E(): 6.9e-28): MVVVVEEVRDEAAEEVVLQEGENESDFETDSEVSSTISDDDDFNPADESFYDRLTALKDIVPPQTRSGLYNKYKSTTGWAWWGIQSAGSLAWLVSTSALLVGLPLALAIEDEARVVAQEKEMQMQSAGQQQMLGAPQGQQPQGVLPPGF; encoded by the exons ATGGTTGtcgttgttgaagaagtcCGTGACGAAGCCGCCGAGGAAGTCGTCCTCCAGGAAGGCGAGAACGAATCCGATTTCGAGACCGACTCTGAAGTTTCCTCCACTATTTCAGACGATGACGACTTTAACCCCGCCGACGAATCTTTCTACGACCGGCTCACCGCTCTCAAAGACATTGTCCCTCCCCAGACCCGCTCAGGCCTCTACAACAAGTACAAGTCAACAACTGGTTGGGCTTGGTGGGGTATTCAGAGCGCCGGCTCTCTTGCCTGGTTGGTGAGCACCAGCGCCCTTTTGGTTGGTTTGCCTTTGGCTCTTGCCATTGAGGACGAAGCCAGGGTTGTCGctcaggagaaggagatgcAGATGCAGAGTGCCGGTCAGCAGCAG ATGCTCGGCGCCCCTCAGGGTCAACAACCCCAGGGCGTCCTTCCCCCCGGGTTCTAG
- a CDS encoding hypothetical protein (HMMPfam hit to ABC1, ABC1 family, score: 131.8, E(): 1.6e-36): MLSLLITGGQPITTRAFQRSVHGALGRSVAAIHRPLLARPLTNRATSNGVLAALKTSNSAHQRGLQTEKRSRNAIHLGLRLPIVKRSLHSSRISRNTLKPNIPPIPPTRLFNLHRRLRRLRNFLILLSLLSILYYTYPPFRHTAIAVIRCARVMKAVSIDVWDYKQVFAAEERLRATGRELTDEEIEMKRKTRRACHKRSAERLLEALKKNSGIYVKLGQHVAAVQVLPKEWTETMRPLQDQCFPTPVQRTDEMLRDDLGMGIDDIFTDFEPNPIGVASLAQVHRAVDKRTGRAVAVKVQHADLQEFAAVDMATVNFAIHFVKYIFPDFEFSWLGEEMNEMLPLEMDFRHEAANSARCMGDFLHLKGKTSLYLPEVFWAERRCMVMEFIDGGRVDDLMYLKKHKIDRNQVSQELARIFSQMVYINGYFHADPHHGNLLIRPKASGSTSPFNFDVCLLDHGQYFDVPDDLRVNYAHFWLSLIKSTSKKTIAERRHYARLVGNIDDDMYPILESAITGQINMADESNTHDSANDPRPTSLLDSKTFDKDQIRKLRTAMLEREGLIASIFELLRIVPRRMLMILKLSDLQRSLDQSLVTTHGQSRVFVIVARYCAKAVWQADYANFRKSLSTQGFSLNLFKSFISSFFDYAYWNTTLGLVELGLDARARSIKIALWFDGLVKGGLKAAEAEMAGLSLNGAIPATV, translated from the exons ATGCTTTCCCTCCTTATCACAGGAGGACAGCCCATTACCACGAGGGCTTTCCAGCGTTCCGTCCATGGAGCATTGGGCCGTTCGGTGGCGGCGATCCATCGACCACTCCTCGCGCGACCGCTAACAAACCGAGCGACATCGAATGGCGTGTTGGCGGCGTTGAAAACTTCAAATTCGGCTCATCAAAGAGGTCTTCAGACTGAAAAAAGATCTCGAAATGCTATCCATTTGGGATTACGGTTACCAATCGTCAAGAGGAGCTTGCACAGCTCTCGAATCTCGCGAAATACCCTTAAACCCAACATTCCCCCCATTCCACCCACTCGTCTATTCAACCTccatcgtcgtcttcgCAGACTCCGAAAttttctcattctcctctccttgctCTCTATACTCTATTACACATATCCCCCATTTCGCCATACAGCTATCGCTGTCATCCGTTGCGCGAGGGTGATGAAAGCGGTCTCTATCGATGTATGGGACTACAAGCAGGTTTTTGCTGCCGAAGAACGCTTAAGAGCTACAGGCAGGGAGCTCACGGATGAGGAGATCgaaatgaagagaaagactAGAAGAGCGTGTCACAAACGCAGTGCCGAGAGATTGTTGGAGGCACTTAAGAAGAATTCGGGTATTTACGTGAAACTGGGGCAACATGTTGCTGCTGTACAAGTTTTACCGAAAGAATGGACAGAGACGATGAGGCCATTACAGGATCAGTGTTTCCCGACGCCTGTTCAGAGAACGGATGAGATGTTACGTGATGAtctggggatggggatcGATGACATTTTTACGGACTTCGAGCCCAACCCTATCGGAGTTGCCTCCCTTGCTCAAGTTCACCGTGCAGTTGATAAGCGCACAGGTCGGGCGGTAGCCGTCAAAGTCCAACATGCGGATTTACAAGAATTTGCCGCTGTGGACATGGCCACGGTCAATTTTGCGATCCATTTTGTGAAATACATCTTCCCCGATTTTGAATTCAGTTGGTtaggggaggagatgaacgAGATGTTGCCACTGGAGATGGACTTCAGGCATGAAGCCGCCAACTCGGCCAGGTGCATGGGTGACTTTTTACACCTCAAAGGGAAGACTAGTCTCTATCTTCCCGAAGTTTTCTGGGCGGAGAGAAGGTGTATGGTTATGGAATTTATCGACGGCGGACGAGTGGATGATTTGATGTACCTCAAAAAACACAAGATTGACCGTAATCAAGTATCCCAAGAACTCGCTAGGATTTTCAGCCAGATGGTGTATATCAATGGCTATTTTCACGCCGACCCTCACCATGGAAATCTTCTGATTCGACCAAAAGCTTCAGGTTCCACATCGCCTTTCAACTTTGACGTCTGTCTCCTCGATCATGGGCAGTACTTCGACGTACCTGATGACCTCCGAGTGAATTATGCCCACTTTTGGTTATCTCTTATCAAATCCACGTCCAAAAAGACAATTGCCGAAAGGCGGCATTATGCGAGACTTGTAGGGAACATTGACGACGATATG TACCCGATATTGGAATCCGCCATTACCGGCCAAATCAATATGGCCGATGAAAGCAACACTCACGATTCAGCTAACGATCCTCGACCCACTTCGTTACTTGATTCCAAGACATTTGACAAGGATCAGATCAGAAAGTTAAGGACTGCTATGTTGGAAAGGGAGGGATTGAttgcttccatctttgAACTCTTACGAATAGTACCTAG GCGTATGTTGATGATTCTCAAATTGTCAGACTTGCAACGGTCACTGGACCAGAGTCTTGTTACCACCCATGGACAAAGCCGAGTCTTTGTTATTGTTGCTCGCTACTGTGCCAAGGCTG TCTGGCAAGCCGACTATGCCAACTTCCGCAAATCCCTCTCTACCCAGGGCTTTTCTCTGAACTTGTTCAAAAGCTTTATCAGCTCATTCTTCGATTACGCGTATTGGAATACCACACTGGGTTTAGTGGAGCTTGGGTTGGATGCTCGAGCGAGGTCCATCAAGATTGCGCTATGGTTCGATGGTTTAGTGAAGGGCGGTCTGAAAGCGGCTGAGGCTGAGATGGCGGGTTTATCGTTAAATGGTGCGATACCTGCGACAGTATAG